CGCATGAGGTCACTGGTTCGATCCCAGTAGCGCCCACCGTGCCGCAAGGGCCGGACCCCGCGTTCGGCCCTTTGCGCAATTGCACCTTCGGAACCCTCTGTCGTAGTGAGGACCGCCATGACCGTCGCCCTTACGCTCCCCGATGACGCCGTGATCAAGCTCGATGGCCCCGTGCCCGTGCCGGAGGCCATCAAGGCCATCAGCGAGGGCCTGCTGCGGCGGGCCGTCGCCGTCAAGCTCAACGGCAAGCTCGTCGACCTCCACAGCACCCTGGACAGCAGCGGCCGCTTCGAGGTGCTCACCGAGCAGGACGAGGACGCCCTCAAGGTGCTGCGCCACAGCACCGCGCACCTGATGGCCTGGGCCGTGCAGGAGCTCTTCCCCGAGGCGAAGTTCGCCTTCGGCCCGGACGTGGAGAACGGCTTCTACTACGACATCCTCGTGGACAAGCCCTTCACCCCGGAGGACCTGGAGCGCATCGAGGCGCGCATGAAGGACCTGGCGCGTCAGAAGCTGCCCTTCACGAAGCGCATCATGTCCCGGGAGGACGCCCGCCGCTACTTCGCCGAGCACGACCAGCCCTTCAAGGTGGAGCACGTGGGCGAGCTGCCCGACGAGACGCCCATCTCCTTCTACGAGGTGGGGGAGTTCACCGATCTCTGCGGCGGCCCCCACGTGCCCGACACGGGCATGCTCAAGGCCTTCAAGCTGATGAGCGTCGCCGGCGCCTACTGGAAGGGCGACGAGAAGCGCGAGCAGCTCCAGCGCATCTACGGCACCAGCTGGTTCAAGGCCAAGGACCTCGAGGCCTATCTGCACATGCTGGAAGAGGCCGCGAAGCGGGACCACCGCAAGCTCGGCCAGCAGCTGGGGCTGTTCGGGATCAAGGAGGAGGCCGGCGGCGGCCTGGCCTTCTGGTACCCCAAGGGGGCGATCCTGCGCGAGGTGATCGAGACCCACTGGAAATCCGAGCACAAGGCGCGGGGCTACCAGCTCGTCATCACGCCGCACATCTTTCGCGGCGAGTTGTGGCGCACCAGCGGCCACCTCGACTACTACGCCGAGAACATGTACACCTTCGAGAAGGACGATCAGCTCCAGGTGGTCAAGCCCATGAACTGCCCTGGGCACATCCTGATCTTCCAGAACGACCTCAAGAGCTACCGCGACCTGCCGCTCAAGATCGCCGAGCTGGGCACGGTCTACCGCTACGAGCGCAGCGGCACCCTCCACGGGCTGCTCCGGGTGCGGGGTTTCACCCAGGACGACGCGCACATCTTCTGCACGCACGACCAGCTGGTCGACGAGGTGACCGAGCTCATCACCTTCGCCAAGGAGCTGCAGAGCACCTACGGCTTCCACGAGTTCCGCGCGGAACTCAGCGTGCGCGATCCCGAGAACAAGACGAAGTACCTCGGCTCTGACGAGGAGTGGGAGCGCGCCGAGCACGCCCTGCTCGAGGCCACCAAGCGCGTGGGCCTGCCCGTGAAGCGCATGGAGGGCGAGGCGGTCTTCTACGGGCCCAAGATCGACGTGAAGATCAAGGATGCCCTGGGCCGGGACTGGCAGACCACCACCATCCAGTTCGACTTCAACCTGCCGCGGCGCTTCAACGT
Above is a genomic segment from Candidatus Latescibacterota bacterium containing:
- the thrS gene encoding threonine--tRNA ligase, whose product is MTVALTLPDDAVIKLDGPVPVPEAIKAISEGLLRRAVAVKLNGKLVDLHSTLDSSGRFEVLTEQDEDALKVLRHSTAHLMAWAVQELFPEAKFAFGPDVENGFYYDILVDKPFTPEDLERIEARMKDLARQKLPFTKRIMSREDARRYFAEHDQPFKVEHVGELPDETPISFYEVGEFTDLCGGPHVPDTGMLKAFKLMSVAGAYWKGDEKREQLQRIYGTSWFKAKDLEAYLHMLEEAAKRDHRKLGQQLGLFGIKEEAGGGLAFWYPKGAILREVIETHWKSEHKARGYQLVITPHIFRGELWRTSGHLDYYAENMYTFEKDDQLQVVKPMNCPGHILIFQNDLKSYRDLPLKIAELGTVYRYERSGTLHGLLRVRGFTQDDAHIFCTHDQLVDEVTELITFAKELQSTYGFHEFRAELSVRDPENKTKYLGSDEEWERAEHALLEATKRVGLPVKRMEGEAVFYGPKIDVKIKDALGRDWQTTTIQFDFNLPRRFNVQFVDEDGQHKHPYMIHRALFGSIERFIALLTENYGGEFPLWLAPVQAIVLPVSAPYREYGAKVLERLKAAGLRAELDTRDEKVGYKIRQAELQKIPYMLVVGSREMEEGTVSVRSRQSGDEGSARPEDFLQRALDDLAAKR